Genomic segment of Caldisalinibacter kiritimatiensis:
TATTGGTTCATCAGTATTAAAATGCTTCGATTACAATGCTGCTTCAACAGGACTAAATGAAGAAATGATAGAAGCATTTAACTTAGATATTAAGTACGAAGTAGTTAAAGTAATTCCTGGAGATAAAGTTGGTTTAATGCCAGGATGTGAACCAGTTCACTTCAAGTTATTATTTGAAATACCAACAGGAAAAGTATTGGGTGCTCAAGCAGTTGGTAAAGGAAATGTAGATAAGAGAATAGATGTAATTGCTACAGCTATAAAATTTGGAGCAACAGTTGATGATTTAAGAGACTTAGAATTATGCTATGCACCTCCATTTGGAACTGCTAAAGATGTAGTTAACTTTGCTGGATATGTTGCTACTAACATATTACATGGTGACTTTAAACAAGTACGTGAAAAAGATATAAGAGGTTTAGTACAAAGTGGAGCTTGCATTATAGACGTAAGAGAAAAAGATGAATATGAACTAAGTCACATAAAAGGAGCTAAAAATATACCTCTTAGTGAGTTAAGACAAAGATTAGATGAAATACCTAAAGATGAGCCAGTATACTTACATTGTAGAAGTGCACAAAGAAGTTATAATGCAGTAATGGCTCTTCAACATTTAGGATTTGAGAATGTTTATAATATCTCTGGAGGATTCTTAGGATTATCTTTCTATGAATACTTCAATGATCAAACAACTGATAGAGAAATGATTGTAACAGATTATAATTTTGACTAAAAACCAATAGATAATAAGGGGCATTAATTGCCCCTTATATAAAAAACAAGAATGTCAATATTTTATCAAATATCAGGGAGGGGAAAATATGGCAGTTTCAACAAAATCAAATACTGCAAAAGAAAAATCTAGTTTTGAAATTAACAAAAAACAAACATTTATTGGACTTGGACTAATATTGATAATGACAATTTTAAGCATTTATCTACATTCAAGAAGTTATAAGCTATCTATGTTCTTAATTACTGGTCTTGCTATAGGCTATGTTATGCAAAGATCTAGATTTGGTTTTGCAGGTACAGTTAGAAAGATGTATATTATGGGTAATGGTAGCTTAACAAAAGCGGTATTGTTCTTATTTATTATATCTATGATTGGAACAGCCGCAATTCATTATAGTGCTGTTATGAGTGGAGCTGAGAGCATACCTGGCTTTAAATCTGTAAAGCCTATAAATATGGGTACGATAATTGGGGGAGTACTTTTCGGTATAGGGATGTTTGGTGGTGGATGTGCGTCTGGAACATTAACAGACTTAGGTGAAGGTCATGTAAGATCAGCTATTGTATTATTCTTCTTTATAGTAGGAACAATTCTAGGAGTAAATCACATGCCTGCGTGGGAAAAGTCAATATTCTTTGCTGGATCTAAAGTATATCTTCCAGATATATTTGGATATATGGGAGCTATGATAGTTTCACTACTTGGTTTCTTAGCTATATACATATTTGTTAAAAAATATGAAGATAAAAGAAAAAGGGAAAACACATTTATTCCTGAGACATATGCTGACTGGGAGAAAGAGCTTCCAGAAGAGGGAGAATACAAATTCTTTAGTAAAGAAACATATCATAAATTCTTTGTAAAAAGATGGTCATTCTATACAGGAGCTTCTTTACTAGCCATTTTATTCTTAGCAATTATATTAACCACAGGTTCAAGCTGGGGAGTTACATCAAACTTTGCTAACTGGGGAGCATGGTTATTTGGAATAGATGTATCAAATTGGCCATGGTTTGCTAAGAAATTAGATGTTATTAATGGAGGATTTTTTAATGATCCTAAATCCCTAAGAAACTTAGGTATAATTATAGGTGCTATGATATCTCCACTTTTAGCAGGTCAATTTTCTTTTAACACAAAATTCAACTTAAAGGACGTAGTTTTCTATGCTATAGGTGGTTTATTTATGGGTTATGGAGCTAGAATTTCACTAGGTTGTAATATAGGAGCATTTTA
This window contains:
- a CDS encoding YeeE/YedE family protein translates to MAVSTKSNTAKEKSSFEINKKQTFIGLGLILIMTILSIYLHSRSYKLSMFLITGLAIGYVMQRSRFGFAGTVRKMYIMGNGSLTKAVLFLFIISMIGTAAIHYSAVMSGAESIPGFKSVKPINMGTIIGGVLFGIGMFGGGCASGTLTDLGEGHVRSAIVLFFFIVGTILGVNHMPAWEKSIFFAGSKVYLPDIFGYMGAMIVSLLGFLAIYIFVKKYEDKRKRENTFIPETYADWEKELPEEGEYKFFSKETYHKFFVKRWSFYTGASLLAILFLAIILTTGSSWGVTSNFANWGAWLFGIDVSNWPWFAKKLDVINGGFFNDPKSLRNLGIIIGAMISPLLAGQFSFNTKFNLKDVVFYAIGGLFMGYGARISLGCNIGAFYAPIANLSLSGWVFMVALVIGGIIGISLVKKLDINS